In Kocuria turfanensis, a single genomic region encodes these proteins:
- a CDS encoding peptidylprolyl isomerase: MTSAIPTAKATIHTNHGDIVVNLFGNHAPKTVKNFIGLADGTQEWSDPRTGEKQTGPLYQDVVFHRIIRDFMIQGGDPLGQGIGGPGYEFDDEIHPELNFNEPYILAMANAGKRNGRGTNGSQFFITTAPTTWLQGKHTIFGEVADDASRKVVDELNNVRTGGMDRPVEDCVITSIDVEQL; this comes from the coding sequence ATGACTTCTGCCATCCCCACTGCCAAGGCGACGATCCACACGAACCACGGTGACATCGTCGTGAACCTGTTCGGCAACCACGCCCCGAAGACCGTCAAGAACTTCATCGGCCTCGCGGACGGCACCCAGGAGTGGAGCGACCCGCGCACCGGCGAGAAGCAGACCGGTCCCCTGTACCAGGACGTGGTCTTCCACCGCATCATCCGCGACTTCATGATCCAGGGCGGGGACCCCCTGGGCCAGGGCATCGGCGGGCCGGGCTACGAGTTCGACGACGAGATCCACCCCGAGCTCAACTTCAACGAGCCCTACATCCTCGCCATGGCGAACGCGGGCAAGCGCAACGGCCGGGGCACCAACGGGTCCCAGTTCTTCATCACCACGGCCCCCACCACCTGGCTGCAGGGCAAGCACACCATCTTCGGCGAGGTCGCCGACGACGCGTCGCGGAAGGTCGTCGACGAGCTGAACAACGTCCGCACCGGCGGCATGGACCGCCCGGTCGAGGACTGCGTCATCACCTCGATCGACGTCGAGCAGCTCTAG
- the gyrB gene encoding DNA topoisomerase (ATP-hydrolyzing) subunit B, translating into MATEDPQKREYGAGDITVLEGLEAVRKRPGMYIGSTGPRGLHHLVYEVVDNSVDEALAGYCDHIEVTLQADGGVRVVDNGRGIPVDIHPTEGRPTVEVVMTILHAGGKFGGGGYAVSGGLHGVGISVVNALSRRVETEVRRQGHVWRMVFAEGGRPQGELVRGEETAETGTTQVFYPDPEIFETVDFDFETLRARFQQMAFLNKGLKISLTDERVAEESGEEIAGSASDHSGARAATGAAAEPVEGRDGGTDVPRLNHEDENDSGHRRVVYKYDHGLLDYVTFLNTSKKADLVHDDVIAIETEDADRKMSLELAMQWTTAYTESVHTYANTINTHEGGTHEEGFRSAMTSLVNRYARENKLLRDKDENLTGDDVREGLTAVISIKLAEPQFEGQTKTKLGNSEAKTFVQREVNDRFGDWLERNPAAAREIIRKAINASQARLAARKARETTRRKGLLESGGMPGKLKDCSSKDPSLSEIYIVEGDSAGGSAVQGRDPAHQAILPLRGKILNVERARLDRALSNAEVQSMITAFGAGIGDDFDIEKARYHKIVLMADADVDGQHITTLLLTLLFRFMRPLIEHGFVYLAQPPLYRIKWSNAPHDYVYSDAERDQALARGLANNQRIPKDNGIQRYKGLGEMDYTELWDTTMDPEHRTLLQVTMEDAAAADQVFSVLMGEDVESRREFIQQNAKDIRFLDI; encoded by the coding sequence GTGGCAACAGAGGATCCGCAGAAGCGCGAGTACGGTGCCGGTGACATCACCGTCCTGGAGGGGCTCGAGGCCGTCCGGAAACGGCCCGGCATGTACATCGGCTCGACCGGCCCGCGCGGGCTGCACCACCTCGTGTACGAAGTGGTCGACAACTCGGTCGACGAGGCGCTGGCCGGCTACTGCGACCACATCGAGGTGACGCTGCAGGCCGACGGCGGGGTGCGGGTCGTCGACAACGGCCGCGGCATCCCCGTGGACATCCACCCGACCGAGGGCCGGCCGACCGTCGAGGTCGTCATGACGATCCTGCACGCGGGCGGCAAGTTCGGCGGCGGCGGCTACGCCGTCTCCGGCGGTCTGCACGGCGTGGGCATCTCCGTGGTCAACGCCCTGTCCCGCCGCGTGGAGACCGAGGTGCGCCGCCAGGGCCACGTCTGGCGGATGGTCTTCGCCGAGGGCGGCCGGCCGCAGGGAGAGCTGGTCCGGGGCGAGGAGACCGCGGAGACCGGCACGACCCAGGTCTTCTACCCGGACCCCGAGATCTTCGAGACCGTGGACTTCGACTTCGAGACACTGCGGGCGCGCTTCCAGCAGATGGCGTTCCTCAACAAGGGCCTGAAGATCAGCCTGACGGACGAGCGCGTGGCCGAGGAGTCCGGCGAGGAGATCGCCGGCTCCGCCTCCGACCACTCGGGGGCCCGTGCGGCGACCGGCGCGGCCGCGGAGCCGGTCGAGGGCCGCGACGGCGGCACGGACGTCCCCCGGCTCAACCACGAGGACGAGAACGACTCCGGCCACCGCCGGGTCGTCTACAAGTACGACCACGGCCTGCTCGACTACGTCACCTTCCTGAACACGTCCAAGAAGGCCGACCTCGTCCACGACGACGTCATCGCGATCGAGACCGAGGACGCCGACCGGAAGATGTCCCTCGAGCTCGCCATGCAGTGGACCACCGCCTACACCGAGTCGGTGCACACCTACGCGAACACGATCAACACCCACGAGGGCGGCACCCACGAGGAGGGCTTCCGCTCGGCCATGACCTCGCTGGTGAACCGGTACGCCCGGGAGAACAAGCTGCTGCGGGACAAGGACGAGAACCTCACCGGCGACGACGTGCGGGAGGGCCTGACCGCCGTCATCTCGATCAAGCTCGCCGAGCCGCAGTTCGAGGGCCAGACCAAGACCAAGCTCGGCAACTCCGAGGCGAAGACCTTCGTCCAGCGCGAGGTCAACGACCGGTTCGGTGACTGGCTCGAGCGCAACCCGGCCGCGGCGCGGGAGATCATCCGCAAGGCCATCAACGCCTCGCAGGCGCGGCTCGCCGCCCGGAAGGCGCGCGAGACCACTCGCCGCAAGGGCCTGCTCGAGTCGGGCGGGATGCCGGGCAAGCTCAAGGACTGCTCCTCCAAGGACCCGTCCCTGTCCGAGATCTACATCGTGGAGGGCGACTCCGCGGGCGGCTCCGCGGTGCAGGGCCGCGATCCCGCCCACCAGGCGATCCTGCCCCTGCGCGGCAAGATCCTCAACGTGGAACGGGCGCGGCTGGACCGGGCGCTGTCCAACGCCGAGGTCCAGTCGATGATCACCGCCTTCGGCGCGGGCATCGGCGACGACTTCGACATCGAGAAGGCCCGCTACCACAAGATCGTGCTCATGGCCGACGCCGACGTGGACGGCCAGCACATCACCACCCTGCTGCTGACGCTGCTGTTCCGCTTCATGCGCCCGCTCATCGAGCACGGCTTCGTCTACCTGGCCCAGCCGCCGCTGTACCGGATCAAGTGGTCCAACGCACCGCACGACTACGTCTACTCGGACGCCGAGCGGGACCAGGCCCTCGCTCGGGGCCTGGCCAACAACCAGCGCATTCCCAAGGACAACGGGATCCAGCGCTACAAGGGTCTCGGCGAGATGGACTACACCGAGCTCTGGGACACCACGATGGACCCCGAGCACCGCACGCTGCTCCAGGTGACCATGGAGGACGCCGCGGCCGCGGACCAGGTCTTCTCCGTGCTCATGGGCGAGGACGTCGAGTCCCGCCGCGAGTTCATCCAGCAGAACGCCAAGGACATCCGGTTCCTCGACATCTGA
- the dnaN gene encoding DNA polymerase III subunit beta — protein MKFSVERDVLAEAVTWTARSLSPRPPVPVLSGLLIRAEGGSLSIASFDYEISARLSISADVQEEGTTLVSGRLLADICRSLPSAPVEVQADEGKVTLTCRSSRFNLAAMPVGDYPELPALPDVSGVVAGDDFALAVSQVNIAASKDDTLPILTGVRVEIEGEKMTLLATDRYRLAMRELTWRPTSHDISTAALIKARTLNDIAKTLGPAGDINIALSDSAELVGFESGGRRTTSLLIDGEYPKIRSLFPEHTPITAAVRTTELVEAVRRVSLVAERNTPVRLAFTQGQVALDAGTGEDAQASEVLDAHLTGDDITVAFNPTYLSEGLHAFSSDYVRFSFTAPPKPAVLSAQAEPEGEDRDDYKYLLMPVRLPSQ, from the coding sequence GTGAAGTTCTCCGTCGAACGCGATGTTCTCGCCGAGGCCGTGACCTGGACCGCCCGGTCCCTCTCTCCTCGGCCCCCGGTCCCCGTGCTGTCCGGTCTGCTCATCCGGGCGGAGGGCGGGTCGCTGTCCATCGCCAGCTTCGACTACGAGATCTCGGCACGGCTGTCGATCAGCGCCGACGTCCAGGAGGAGGGCACCACGCTCGTCTCCGGGCGGCTCCTGGCGGACATCTGCCGGTCGCTGCCGTCCGCGCCGGTCGAGGTCCAGGCCGACGAGGGCAAGGTCACGCTGACCTGCCGGTCCTCGCGGTTCAACCTCGCCGCGATGCCCGTGGGCGACTACCCGGAGCTCCCGGCCCTGCCGGACGTCTCCGGCGTGGTCGCCGGCGACGACTTCGCCCTCGCCGTGTCCCAGGTCAACATCGCGGCCAGCAAGGACGACACCCTTCCGATCCTCACCGGCGTGCGCGTGGAGATCGAGGGCGAGAAGATGACCCTCCTGGCCACCGACCGGTACCGGCTCGCCATGCGGGAGCTGACGTGGAGGCCGACCTCCCACGACATCTCCACGGCCGCGCTGATCAAGGCCCGTACGCTCAACGACATCGCCAAGACCCTCGGACCGGCCGGGGACATCAACATCGCGCTGTCCGACTCCGCCGAGCTCGTCGGCTTCGAGTCCGGCGGCCGCCGGACCACGAGCCTGCTCATCGACGGCGAGTACCCCAAGATCCGGTCGCTGTTCCCCGAGCACACCCCGATCACGGCTGCGGTGCGCACCACCGAGCTCGTCGAGGCGGTCCGCCGCGTCTCGCTCGTGGCCGAGCGCAACACGCCCGTCCGCCTCGCCTTCACCCAGGGCCAGGTGGCCCTGGACGCCGGGACCGGCGAGGACGCCCAGGCCTCGGAGGTCCTGGACGCCCACCTGACCGGGGACGACATCACCGTGGCCTTCAACCCCACGTACCTGTCCGAGGGCCTGCACGCCTTCTCCTCGGACTACGTGCGGTTCTCCTTCACCGCCCCGCCCAAGCCGGCGGTGCTCTCCGCGCAGGCCGAGCCGGAGGGCGAGGACCGGGACGACTACAAGTACCTGCTGATGCCGGTCCGGCTCCCGAGCCAGTGA
- the rpmH gene encoding 50S ribosomal protein L34, protein MSKRTFQPNNRRRAKKHGFRARMRTRAGRAILAARRSKGRTELSA, encoded by the coding sequence GTGAGCAAGCGGACTTTTCAGCCGAATAACCGCCGTCGCGCCAAGAAGCACGGCTTCCGCGCCCGGATGCGCACCCGTGCCGGCCGCGCCATCCTCGCCGCCCGCCGCAGCAAGGGCCGCACCGAACTCTCGGCCTGA
- a CDS encoding DUF3566 domain-containing protein: MSSSSGSNAAGKSGRAPLASAPRPGAAAKPGPATSAKSGTTPRTAPRPVKSAPAPAKNSRPAGSTKGLVRPAPRPRVRRARLVVSKVDTWSVLKLAFLLSVALGIITVVASVVLWIVLDLTGMFDGINELLGMLGGAGGALNVKDFLSLGQIAIFATIVSVVNVILLTALSVLAALLYNIAAALVGGVGLTLTDD, encoded by the coding sequence ATGAGCTCGAGTTCCGGCTCCAACGCCGCCGGCAAGTCCGGACGCGCCCCCCTCGCGTCCGCGCCCCGGCCCGGTGCCGCGGCGAAGCCGGGCCCGGCCACGTCCGCGAAGTCCGGGACGACCCCCCGCACCGCCCCCCGGCCGGTGAAGTCCGCCCCGGCCCCGGCCAAGAACAGCCGGCCGGCCGGCTCCACGAAGGGCCTGGTTCGCCCCGCCCCGCGCCCGAGGGTGCGCCGGGCGCGGCTCGTGGTCTCGAAGGTGGACACCTGGTCGGTGCTCAAGCTCGCGTTCCTGCTCTCGGTGGCGCTCGGGATCATCACCGTGGTCGCCTCCGTGGTGCTGTGGATCGTCCTGGACCTCACCGGGATGTTCGACGGCATCAACGAGCTGCTCGGCATGCTGGGCGGCGCGGGCGGGGCGCTGAACGTGAAGGACTTCCTCTCCCTGGGTCAGATCGCGATCTTCGCGACCATCGTCTCGGTGGTCAACGTGATCCTCCTGACCGCTCTCTCGGTGCTCGCGGCACTGCTCTACAACATCGCCGCGGCCCTGGTGGGCGGGGTCGGTCTCACCCTCACGGACGACTGA
- the dnaA gene encoding chromosomal replication initiator protein DnaA: MYEDPMTTGRYRGFISLAQPQGLIGTTLLVAVPNELTREFFQNQMASVLRSSVGRAFSPETLVAFVVDADLEAAPAPEPGPQTAALPPIGELEAERNRTDGPTRTDAGDTAHAMGIDQRMLDLAAVRPEPVAPAAGNRTLPPPRDPQAAPPRRPVQDTGTAPAVVGEWDSSARLNPKYVFDSFVIGQSNRFAHAAAFAVAETPAKAYNPLFIYGESGLGKTHLLHAIGHYAKRLYPQVRVRYVNSEEFTNDFINSIRDDEGSSFKEIYRNVDMLLIDDIQFLAGKEHTQEEFFHTFNALHNHEKQIVITSDMPPKQLTGFAERMRSRFEWGLITDVQPPELETRIAILRKKATSEGMDAPDDVLEYIASHISTNIRELEGALIRVTAFASLNKQAVDLPLAELVLKDLITDDGAQEITAASILAQTAVYFDITLEELKSKSRTRTLVTARQIAMYLLRELTDMSLPKIGQELGGRDHTTVMHADRKIRTLMAERRQIFNQVTELTNRIKQQQREG, from the coding sequence ATGTACGAGGACCCCATGACCACGGGCCGCTACCGGGGGTTCATCTCCCTGGCCCAGCCGCAGGGGCTCATCGGCACCACGCTGCTCGTCGCGGTCCCCAACGAGCTGACCCGGGAGTTCTTCCAGAACCAGATGGCCTCGGTCCTGCGCTCCTCCGTGGGACGCGCCTTCAGTCCGGAGACGCTCGTGGCGTTCGTCGTCGACGCCGACCTCGAGGCCGCTCCCGCCCCGGAGCCGGGACCGCAGACGGCAGCGCTGCCCCCGATCGGTGAGCTCGAGGCCGAGCGCAACCGCACCGACGGGCCCACCCGGACCGATGCCGGTGACACCGCACACGCCATGGGGATCGACCAGCGCATGCTGGACCTCGCCGCGGTGCGCCCGGAGCCGGTCGCACCGGCCGCCGGCAATCGCACCCTGCCTCCGCCGCGGGACCCGCAGGCCGCCCCGCCCCGCCGCCCCGTGCAGGACACCGGCACCGCCCCCGCCGTGGTGGGGGAGTGGGACAGCTCCGCGCGGCTGAACCCGAAGTACGTCTTCGACTCCTTCGTGATCGGGCAGTCCAACCGGTTCGCCCACGCCGCGGCGTTCGCGGTGGCCGAGACCCCTGCCAAGGCGTACAACCCGCTGTTCATCTACGGGGAGTCCGGCCTGGGCAAGACGCACCTGCTGCACGCCATCGGTCACTACGCCAAGCGGCTGTACCCGCAGGTGCGCGTGCGCTACGTGAACTCGGAGGAGTTCACCAACGACTTCATCAACTCGATCCGCGACGACGAGGGCTCCTCCTTCAAGGAGATCTACCGCAACGTGGACATGCTGCTGATCGACGACATCCAGTTCCTGGCGGGCAAGGAGCACACGCAGGAGGAGTTCTTCCACACCTTCAACGCGCTGCACAACCACGAGAAGCAGATCGTGATCACCTCGGACATGCCGCCCAAGCAGCTCACCGGCTTCGCCGAGCGCATGCGCTCCCGGTTCGAGTGGGGTCTGATCACCGACGTGCAGCCTCCGGAGCTGGAGACCCGCATCGCGATCCTGCGCAAGAAGGCCACCAGCGAGGGCATGGACGCCCCCGACGACGTGCTGGAGTACATCGCCTCGCACATCTCCACCAACATCCGTGAGCTCGAGGGCGCCCTGATCCGCGTCACCGCCTTCGCCTCGCTGAACAAGCAGGCCGTGGACCTGCCCCTGGCCGAGCTGGTGCTCAAGGACCTCATCACCGACGACGGCGCGCAGGAGATCACCGCGGCCTCGATCCTGGCGCAGACGGCGGTCTACTTCGACATCACCCTCGAGGAGCTCAAGAGCAAGTCCCGCACCCGCACCCTGGTCACGGCGCGGCAGATCGCCATGTACCTGCTGCGCGAGCTCACCGACATGTCCCTGCCGAAGATCGGCCAGGAGCTGGGCGGCCGCGACCACACCACGGTGATGCACGCCGACCGGAAGATCCGCACCCTGATGGCCGAGCGCCGGCAGATCTTCAACCAGGTCACCGAGCTGACGAACCGCATCAAGCAGCAGCAGCGCGAGGGCTGA
- the gyrA gene encoding DNA gyrase subunit A, which yields MSDEIQDGQTPEDAGLTGDLENSPVLTDRVEQVDLQTEMQRSYLDYAMAVIVGRALPDVRDGLKPVHRRVLYAMYDGGYRPDRSFNKCARVVGEVMGQYHPHGDSAIYDALVRLIQHWVMRYPLALGQGNFGSPGNDGAAAPRYTETKMAPIAMEMVRDIHEETVDFQDNYDGKNQEPSVLPSRFPNLLVNGSSGIAVGMATNIPPHNLREVADGVQWYLRNPDVSNEELLEELLQRIKGPDFPTGAQILGHKGIEEAYRTGRGSIPMRAVVNVEEIHGRTCLVVTELPYQANPDNLAMKIADLVKDGRITGIADIRDETSGRTGQRLVIVLKRDAVAKVVLNNLYKHTQLQDNFSANMLALVDGVPRTLSLDAFIRHWVTHQMDVIVRRTRYRLRQAEAEAHILRGLLKALDALDEVIALIRRSPTADDARTGLMELLQIDEDQAQAILNMQLRRLAALERQKIQDRHAELERLIAEYTEIIASEARQRDIISTELEEIVGRYGDDRRSEIQYGYDGDMSMEDLIPEEEMVVTITRGGYVKRTRSDQYRSQRRGGKGVRGAQLRADDVVEHFFVTTTHNWILFFTNLGRVYRTKAYELLEAGRDAKGQHVANLMAFQPGERIAQVMELRSYDDAPYLVLATRNGLVKKTRLLDYDTNRSAGVIAINLREDDELVSAQLASAADDLLLISRNGMSLRFTASDDVLRPMGRATSGVTGMKFRDGDELLSANVVTDDAYVFVVTEGGYAKRTKVEEYRVQGRGGLGIKVAKLAEQRGRLVGGLIVGEEDEVLVVMESGKVVRTGASEVPAKGRDTMGVIFAKPSAGDSITGVAHNADREIAQEVDAEAVAEIDVQQDESMETADVQQAEDTGELDSVPGTGDTADDEVALDANNNGGNA from the coding sequence ATGAGTGACGAGATCCAGGACGGACAGACCCCGGAGGACGCCGGCCTCACCGGCGACCTCGAGAACTCGCCCGTGCTGACCGACCGCGTGGAGCAGGTGGACCTGCAGACCGAGATGCAGCGGTCCTACCTCGACTACGCCATGGCCGTCATCGTCGGCCGAGCCCTCCCGGACGTCCGGGACGGGCTCAAGCCGGTGCACCGCCGGGTCCTCTACGCGATGTACGACGGCGGCTACCGCCCGGACCGGTCCTTCAACAAGTGCGCCCGCGTGGTGGGCGAGGTCATGGGCCAGTACCACCCGCACGGCGACTCCGCGATCTACGACGCCCTGGTGCGCCTGATCCAGCACTGGGTGATGCGCTACCCGCTCGCGCTGGGCCAGGGCAACTTCGGCTCCCCGGGCAACGACGGCGCGGCGGCCCCGCGGTACACCGAGACCAAGATGGCGCCCATCGCCATGGAGATGGTCCGGGACATCCACGAGGAGACCGTGGACTTCCAGGACAACTACGACGGCAAGAACCAGGAGCCGTCGGTGCTGCCGTCCCGGTTCCCGAACCTGCTGGTCAACGGGTCCTCCGGCATCGCGGTGGGCATGGCCACCAACATCCCGCCGCACAACCTGCGCGAGGTCGCCGACGGCGTGCAGTGGTACCTCCGGAACCCGGACGTCTCCAACGAGGAGCTGCTCGAGGAGCTGCTGCAGCGGATCAAGGGCCCGGACTTCCCGACCGGGGCGCAGATCCTCGGCCACAAGGGCATCGAGGAGGCCTACCGGACCGGGCGCGGCTCGATCCCGATGCGCGCCGTGGTCAACGTCGAGGAGATCCACGGCCGCACGTGCCTGGTGGTCACGGAGCTGCCCTACCAGGCGAACCCGGACAACCTCGCGATGAAGATCGCGGACCTCGTCAAGGACGGCCGGATCACCGGCATCGCCGACATCCGGGACGAGACCTCCGGGCGCACCGGCCAGCGCCTGGTGATCGTGCTCAAGCGGGACGCCGTGGCCAAGGTGGTGCTCAACAACCTCTACAAGCACACGCAGCTGCAGGACAACTTCTCCGCCAACATGCTCGCCCTGGTGGACGGGGTGCCCCGCACCCTGAGCCTCGACGCCTTCATCCGGCACTGGGTCACCCACCAGATGGACGTCATCGTGCGGCGCACCCGGTACCGGCTGCGCCAGGCCGAGGCGGAGGCCCACATCCTGCGGGGCCTGCTCAAGGCCCTCGACGCCCTCGACGAGGTCATCGCGCTCATCCGCCGCTCCCCGACGGCCGACGACGCCCGCACCGGGCTCATGGAGCTGCTGCAGATCGACGAGGACCAGGCGCAGGCCATCCTCAACATGCAGCTGCGCCGGCTCGCCGCCCTCGAGCGGCAGAAGATCCAGGACCGGCACGCGGAGCTGGAGCGGCTGATCGCCGAGTACACCGAGATCATCGCCTCCGAGGCGCGCCAGCGCGACATCATCTCGACCGAGCTCGAGGAGATCGTGGGCCGCTACGGCGACGACCGCCGCTCCGAGATCCAGTACGGCTACGACGGCGACATGTCGATGGAGGACCTGATCCCCGAGGAGGAGATGGTCGTGACCATCACCCGCGGCGGATACGTCAAGCGCACCCGCTCGGACCAGTACCGGTCCCAGCGCCGCGGCGGCAAAGGGGTCCGGGGCGCGCAGCTGCGCGCGGACGACGTCGTCGAGCACTTCTTCGTGACCACCACGCACAACTGGATCCTGTTCTTCACGAACCTGGGCCGGGTCTACCGGACCAAGGCCTACGAGCTGCTCGAGGCCGGCCGGGACGCCAAGGGCCAGCACGTGGCCAACCTGATGGCCTTCCAGCCGGGGGAGCGGATCGCCCAGGTCATGGAGCTGCGCTCCTACGACGACGCCCCGTACCTCGTCCTCGCCACCCGCAACGGGCTGGTGAAGAAGACCCGGCTGCTGGACTACGACACCAACCGCTCGGCCGGCGTGATCGCGATCAACCTGCGCGAGGACGACGAGCTGGTCTCGGCGCAGCTGGCCTCGGCGGCGGACGACCTGCTGCTCATCTCCCGCAACGGGATGTCCCTGCGCTTCACCGCCTCGGACGACGTGCTGCGCCCCATGGGCCGGGCCACCTCGGGGGTCACCGGCATGAAGTTCCGCGACGGCGACGAGCTGCTCTCGGCCAACGTGGTGACCGACGACGCCTACGTCTTCGTCGTCACCGAGGGCGGCTACGCCAAGCGCACCAAGGTGGAGGAGTACCGGGTGCAGGGCCGCGGCGGGCTCGGCATCAAGGTGGCGAAGCTCGCGGAGCAGCGCGGCCGGCTGGTCGGCGGGCTGATCGTGGGCGAGGAGGACGAGGTCCTCGTGGTCATGGAGTCCGGGAAGGTCGTGCGCACCGGGGCCTCCGAGGTGCCGGCCAAGGGCCGGGACACGATGGGCGTGATCTTCGCCAAGCCGTCCGCGGGCGACTCGATCACGGGCGTGGCCCACAACGCCGACCGCGAGATCGCGCAGGAGGTCGACGCCGAGGCCGTGGCCGAGATCGACGTCCAGCAGGACGAGTCCATGGAGACGGCCGACGTGCAGCAGGCCGAGGACACCGGTGAGCTCGATTCCGTCCCCGGAACCGGGGACACGGCGGACGATGAAGTAGCGTTGGACGCGAACAACAACGGAGGTAACGCATGA
- a CDS encoding DUF721 domain-containing protein, whose translation MSGPERGDRLPDPPDDLPADPSAAPPAPEENVVRIEDEIDAPAALLTRMRHAAEARGDGRLYGAAARRNLKNFGAAMESATASPAERLGRRGNDVDPRALGGYSGAGRSARDPRGVGSVLDALVSGRGWKSPVAVGSVLSRWDELVGPGIAGHCRPESFDETVVRVRCDSTAYAANLRLMVPQLLRMFDEHLGEGIVTRIEILGPAAPSWKRGRRSVQGRGPRDTYG comes from the coding sequence GTGAGCGGGCCCGAGCGCGGGGACCGGCTCCCCGATCCCCCGGACGACCTCCCGGCGGACCCCTCGGCGGCCCCGCCGGCCCCGGAGGAGAACGTCGTGCGGATCGAGGACGAGATCGATGCGCCCGCGGCGCTGCTGACCCGGATGCGCCACGCCGCCGAGGCCCGCGGGGACGGGCGCCTCTACGGGGCGGCCGCGCGGCGCAACCTCAAGAACTTCGGGGCGGCGATGGAGTCGGCCACCGCGTCCCCCGCCGAACGCCTGGGGCGGCGCGGCAACGACGTGGACCCCCGGGCGCTCGGCGGGTACTCCGGGGCGGGCCGCTCCGCCCGCGACCCCCGGGGCGTGGGCTCGGTGCTGGACGCCCTCGTGTCGGGACGGGGCTGGAAGTCCCCGGTCGCCGTCGGGTCGGTGCTCTCCCGCTGGGACGAGCTCGTGGGCCCGGGGATCGCCGGGCACTGCCGGCCGGAGAGCTTCGACGAGACGGTGGTGCGGGTCCGCTGCGACTCGACCGCCTACGCCGCCAACCTGCGGCTCATGGTCCCGCAGCTGCTGCGCATGTTCGACGAGCACCTGGGGGAGGGCATCGTCACCCGGATCGAGATCCTCGGCCCGGCAGCGCCGAGCTGGAAGCGCGGCCGCCGGTCGGTGCAGGGCCGGGGCCCCCGGGACACCTACGGGTGA
- the recF gene encoding DNA replication/repair protein RecF (All proteins in this family for which functions are known are DNA-binding proteins that assist the filamentation of RecA onto DNA for the initiation of recombination or recombinational repair.) encodes MFVDHLSLLDYRTYALLDIRLGPGTTVFLGPNGVGKTNIVEALDYTAGLSSHRVSSDAPLIRFGAERAIVRVRVRRGGQQTVLELELNDGRANRVRINRAAPVRARDALGIVRTVLFSPEDLSLVKGDPSHRRRFLDDLARSMRPVLAGTMADYEKVLKQRNALLKSARRSGRFTETHRSTLAAWNDQFARTGAVILHARLQLIDALAPQVATAYDQLTDGTKSTTLRYVSSVLPESAGGDVGQLRDFTPADLHRLILEACEDAEQRELERGLTLIGPHRDELELLLGPAPARGYASHGETWSYALALRLGSWYVHLADDPTEGAAPILLLDDVFAELDARRRSRLAAIVASAEQVLVTAAVEEDLPTELVAGPHDVVRVGPGTAVRDDERPPAGTGPEAGEAASS; translated from the coding sequence GTGTTCGTCGACCACCTCTCCCTGCTGGACTACCGGACGTATGCCCTGCTGGACATACGTCTGGGACCCGGGACCACCGTGTTCCTGGGCCCCAACGGCGTGGGCAAGACGAACATCGTCGAAGCCCTGGACTACACGGCGGGGCTCTCCTCGCACCGCGTGTCCTCGGACGCGCCGCTGATCCGCTTCGGCGCCGAGCGGGCGATCGTCCGGGTGCGCGTGCGGCGCGGCGGCCAGCAGACCGTCCTCGAGCTCGAGCTCAACGACGGCCGCGCCAACCGGGTGCGCATCAACCGGGCCGCCCCCGTCCGTGCCAGGGACGCCCTCGGCATCGTGCGCACGGTCCTGTTCTCCCCGGAGGACCTCTCCCTGGTGAAGGGCGACCCCTCGCACCGGCGACGGTTCCTGGACGACCTCGCCCGGTCCATGCGCCCGGTCCTCGCCGGCACCATGGCCGACTACGAGAAGGTGCTCAAGCAGCGCAACGCGCTGCTGAAGTCGGCCCGCCGCAGCGGCCGCTTCACCGAGACCCACCGCTCGACGCTGGCCGCGTGGAACGACCAGTTCGCCCGCACCGGGGCCGTGATCCTGCACGCGCGGCTGCAGCTGATCGACGCCCTCGCCCCGCAGGTGGCCACCGCCTACGACCAGCTCACCGACGGCACGAAGTCCACCACGCTGCGCTACGTGTCCTCGGTCCTGCCGGAGAGCGCCGGTGGGGACGTGGGGCAGCTGCGCGACTTCACCCCGGCGGACCTGCACCGGCTGATCCTCGAGGCGTGCGAGGACGCCGAGCAGCGCGAGCTCGAGCGGGGCCTGACGCTGATCGGCCCGCACCGCGACGAGCTCGAGCTGCTGCTGGGTCCGGCCCCCGCCCGCGGCTACGCCTCGCACGGGGAGACCTGGTCCTACGCCCTCGCCCTCCGGCTGGGCTCCTGGTACGTCCACCTCGCGGACGACCCCACCGAGGGCGCGGCGCCGATCCTGCTGCTCGACGACGTGTTCGCGGAGCTCGACGCCCGGCGCCGGAGCCGCCTGGCCGCGATCGTGGCCTCCGCGGAGCAGGTCCTGGTCACCGCCGCGGTCGAGGAGGACCTGCCCACCGAGCTCGTCGCCGGCCCGCACGACGTGGTGCGGGTGGGGCCGGGGACGGCTGTGCGCGACGACGAGCGCCCGCCCGCCGGGACCGGCCCGGAGGCGGGGGAGGCTGCGTCGTCGTGA